A single genomic interval of Acidovorax sp. 1608163 harbors:
- a CDS encoding TonB-dependent receptor produces MIHSTLAPHRLALRPVALAVALLAVAGTGLAQAQAVAPAAAAEASLPAVTVSASGLQLGANDMTTPVTVLEGDELVRRREATLGETLNSEPGITSSHFGAGASRPIIRGMDGPRVRVLSDGAELHDASTISPDHAVASEPMLATQIEVLRGPSALVYGNGAVGGVVNVLDGKVPTAIPQKGYEGSAELRANTGAREGAGAFSLTGGAGNLAVHVEGVARDAGDYRVGKGWAPEGEATRKVPGSFNRTDTGSVGLSWVGEQGYLGAAYTRQTAKYGLPGHNHSFEGCGVNGNRLDCPAPTGPAEVHDPADVPVVDLRSERFDVRGELRNPFAGFSALRLRAGVTDYVHDEVEDGAISTTFKNKAYDTRVELQHEPIAGFKGVVGLQTSQRKFSAEGEEAYVEPTVTRKVGLFMLEEYRLGDWRFEGALRHDRQTAEAQTTGIERSHNGTSASLGAVWRFTPGYQVGTSFTRASRAPSAEELYARGLHMATSTYERGNADLRSETSQNIDVSLKKTSGDTTFGVSVFHNKINNYIYGRTLDALDGLQLLQYSQADATFTGIEGQVRQALTRNLGLTLFGDTVRAKLDGGGNLPRIPATRAGLRLDANWAAWEGQVEWVQVARQSRVAEFETATPGYGMLNLGAAYNGKLANGSPWQLYVKGNNLTDRLAYAHTSFIKTAAPLMGRSVTVGVKVAF; encoded by the coding sequence ATGATTCACTCCACACTTGCCCCCCATCGCCTGGCCCTGCGCCCTGTGGCCCTGGCCGTTGCCCTGTTGGCCGTGGCTGGCACCGGGCTGGCCCAGGCTCAGGCCGTGGCGCCCGCTGCTGCAGCCGAAGCCAGCCTGCCTGCCGTCACCGTCTCTGCCAGCGGCCTGCAACTGGGCGCCAATGACATGACCACGCCGGTGACGGTGCTCGAAGGTGACGAGCTGGTGCGCCGCCGCGAGGCCACGCTGGGCGAGACGCTCAACAGCGAGCCCGGCATCACCAGCAGCCACTTTGGCGCTGGGGCCAGCCGCCCCATCATTCGCGGCATGGATGGCCCGCGTGTGCGCGTGCTCAGCGACGGTGCCGAGCTGCACGATGCCTCCACCATCAGCCCCGACCACGCCGTGGCGTCCGAGCCCATGCTGGCCACGCAGATCGAAGTGCTGCGTGGTCCGTCGGCCCTGGTGTATGGCAACGGTGCGGTGGGTGGCGTGGTCAATGTGCTCGATGGCAAGGTGCCCACGGCCATTCCGCAAAAGGGGTACGAAGGCAGCGCCGAGCTGCGTGCCAACACGGGCGCCCGTGAGGGGGCCGGCGCTTTCTCGCTCACGGGCGGTGCGGGCAACCTGGCGGTGCATGTGGAGGGCGTGGCGCGCGATGCGGGCGACTACCGCGTGGGCAAGGGCTGGGCGCCCGAGGGCGAGGCCACCCGCAAGGTGCCGGGCAGCTTCAACCGCACCGACACGGGCAGCGTGGGCTTGTCGTGGGTGGGCGAGCAGGGCTACCTGGGCGCGGCCTACACGCGCCAGACGGCCAAGTACGGACTGCCGGGGCACAACCACAGTTTTGAAGGCTGTGGCGTGAATGGAAACCGGCTCGACTGCCCTGCACCCACTGGGCCCGCCGAAGTGCACGACCCGGCCGATGTGCCCGTGGTGGACCTGCGCAGCGAACGCTTTGACGTGCGCGGCGAACTGCGCAACCCGTTCGCAGGCTTCTCGGCCCTGCGCCTGCGCGCGGGCGTGACCGACTATGTGCACGACGAGGTCGAAGACGGCGCCATCAGCACCACCTTCAAGAACAAGGCCTACGACACCCGCGTGGAGCTGCAGCACGAGCCCATTGCCGGGTTCAAGGGCGTGGTGGGCCTGCAGACCTCGCAGCGCAAGTTCAGCGCCGAAGGTGAAGAGGCTTACGTTGAGCCCACCGTCACCCGCAAGGTGGGCCTGTTTATGTTGGAGGAATACCGCCTGGGCGACTGGCGCTTTGAAGGAGCACTGCGCCACGACCGCCAGACGGCCGAGGCGCAGACCACGGGCATCGAGCGCAGCCACAACGGCACCTCGGCATCGCTGGGCGCGGTGTGGCGCTTCACGCCCGGCTACCAGGTGGGCACCTCGTTCACCCGCGCCAGCCGTGCGCCGTCGGCTGAAGAGCTGTACGCCCGGGGCCTGCACATGGCCACCAGCACGTACGAGCGGGGCAACGCCGATCTGCGCTCGGAGACTTCGCAAAACATCGACGTGAGCCTGAAAAAGACCAGTGGCGACACCACCTTTGGCGTGAGCGTGTTCCACAACAAGATCAACAACTACATCTACGGCCGCACGCTCGATGCGCTGGATGGCCTGCAACTGCTGCAGTACAGCCAGGCCGACGCCACCTTCACCGGCATTGAAGGCCAGGTGCGCCAGGCCCTCACGCGCAACTTGGGGCTTACGCTGTTTGGCGACACCGTGCGCGCCAAGCTCGACGGCGGTGGCAACCTGCCCCGTATCCCGGCCACCCGTGCTGGTTTGCGGCTGGACGCCAATTGGGCGGCGTGGGAAGGCCAGGTGGAATGGGTGCAAGTGGCCCGCCAAAGCCGCGTGGCCGAGTTTGAAACCGCGACCCCCGGCTACGGCATGCTGAACCTGGGCGCCGCCTACAACGGCAAGCTGGCCAACGGCTCGCCCTGGCAGCTGTACGTCAAGGGCAACAACCTGACCGACCGCCTGGCCTATGCGCACACCTCGTTCATCAAGACCGCTGCGCCGCTGATGGGGCGCAGTGTGACGGTGGGGGTGAAGGTGGCCTTCTGA